One genomic segment of Sorex araneus isolate mSorAra2 chromosome X, mSorAra2.pri, whole genome shotgun sequence includes these proteins:
- the MED12 gene encoding mediator of RNA polymerase II transcription subunit 12 isoform X8 translates to MAAFGILSYEHRPLKRPRLGPPDVYPQDPKQKEDELTALNVKQGFNNQPAVSGDEHGSAKNVNFNPAKISSNFSSIIAEKLRCNTLPDTGRRKPQVNQKDNFWLVTARSQSAINTWFTDLAGTKPLTQLAKKVPIFSKKEEVFGYLAKYTVPVMRAAWLIKMTCAYYGAISETKVKKRHVVDPFVEWTQIITKYLWEQLQKMAEYYRLGPTGSGGCSSTIGPLPHDVEVAIRQWDYNEKLAMFMFQDGMLDRHEFLTWVLECFEKIRPGEDELLKLLLPLLLRYSGEFVQSAYLSRRLAYFCTRRLALQLDGVSSHSAHVMSTQSTNTLPSTPAPQPPTSSTPSTPFSDLLMCPQHRPLVFGLSCILQTILLCCPSALVWHYSLTDSRIKTGSPLDHLPIAPSNLPMPEGNSAFTQQVRAKLREIEQQIKERGQAVEVRWSFDKCQEATAGFTIGRVLHTLEVLDSHSFERSDFSNSLDSLCNRIFGLGPSKDGHEISSDDDAVVSLLCEWAVSCKRSGRHRAMVVAKLLEKRQAEIEAERCGESEAADEKGSIASGSLSAPSAPIFQDVLLQFLDTQAPMLTDPRSESERVEFFNLVLLFCELIRHDVFSHNMYTCTLISRGDLAFGAPGPRPPSPFDDPVDDPERKEAEGSSSSKLEDPALSESMDIDPSSSVLFEDMEKPDFSLFSPTMPCEGKGSPSPEKPTIEKEAKPPPKEKLEGTLGILYDQPRHVQYATHFPIPQEESCSHECNQRLVVLFGVGKQRDDARHAIKKITKDILKVLNRKGTAETDQLAPIVPLNPGDLTFLGGEDGQKRRRNRPEAFPTAEDIFAKFQHLSHYDQHQVTAQVSRNVLEQITSFALGMSYHLPLVQHVQFIFDLMEYSLSISGLIDFAIQLLNELSVVEAELLLKSSDLVGSYTTSLCLCIVAVLRHYHACLILNQDQMAQVFEGLCGVVKHGMNRSDGSSAERCILAYLYDLYTSCSHLKSKFGELFSDFCSKVKNTIYCNVEPSESNMRWAPEFMIDTLENPAAHTFTYTGLGKSLSENPANRYSFVCNALMHVCVGHHDPDRVNDIAILCAELTGYCKSLSAEWLGVLKALCCSSNNGTCGFNDLLCNVDVSDLSFHDSLATFVAILIARQCLLLEDLIRCAAIPSLLNAACSEQDSEPGARLTCRILLHLFKTPQLNPCQSDGNKPTVGIRSSCDRHLLAASQNRIVDGAVFAVLKAVFVLGDAELKGSGFTVTGGAEELPEEEGGGGSGGRRQGGRSISVETASLDVYAKYVLRSICQQEWVGERCLKSLCEDSNDLQDPVLSSAQAQRLMQLICYPHRLLDNEDGENPQRQRIKRILQNLDQWTMRQSSLELQLMIKQTPNNEMNSLLENIAKATIEVFQQSAETGSASGNTTGNMPSSSKTKPVLSSLERSGVWLVAPLIAKLPTSVQGHVLKAAGEELEKGQHLGSSSSRKERDRQKQKSMSLLSQQPFLSLVLTCLKGQDEQREGLLTSLYSQVHQIVNNWRDDQYLDDCKPKQLMHEALKLRLNLVGGMFDTVQRSTQQTTEWAVLLLEIIISGTVDMQSNNELFTTVLDMLSVLINGTLAADMSSISQGSMEENKRAYMNLVKKLRKELAERQSDSLEKVYQLLPLPKPTRDVITCEPQGSLIDTKGNKIAGFDSIFKKEGLQVSTKQKISPWDLFEGLKPSAPLSWGWFGTVRVDRRVARGEEQQRLLLYHTHLRPRPRAYYLEPLPLPPEDEEPPVPTLLEPEKKAPEPPKTDKPGAAPPSTEERKKKSTKGKKRSQAAAKTEDYGMGPGRSGPYGVTVPADLLHHANPSSMPHLNYRQGSLGLYAQNQPLPAGGPRVDPYRPVRLPMQKLPTRPPYPGVLPATMTGVMGLEPSSYKTSVYRQQQPAVPQGQRLRQQLQQSQGMLGQSSVHQMTPSSSYGLQTTQGYTPYVSHVGLQQHAGPAGTMVPPNYSSQPYQSTHPSTNPTLVDPTRHLQQRPSGYVHQQAPAYGHGLTSAQRFSHQTLQQAPMIGTMTPLSAQGVQATVRSTSILPEQQQQQQQQQQQQQQQQQQQQQQQQQQQQQQQQQQYHIRQQQQQQILRQQQQQQQQQQQQQQQQQQAHQQQQQQAAPPQPQPQSQPQFQRQGLQQTQQQQQTAALVRQLQQQLSNTQPQPSTNMFGRY, encoded by the exons ATGGCGGCCTTCGGGATCCTGAGCTACGAGCACCGGCCCCTGAAGCGGCCGCGCCTGGGGCCTCCGGACGTGTACCCTCAGGACCCCAAACAGAAGGAG GATGAACTGACGGCCTTAAACGTGAAACAAGGCTTCAATAATCAGCCTGCTGTCTCTGGGGATGAGCATGGCAGTGCCAAGAACGTCAACTTCAATCCTGCCAAG ataagtTCCAACTTCAGCAGCATTATTGCTGAGAAATTACGATGTAACACCCTCCCTGACACTGGTCGCAGGAAACCTCAAGTGAACCAAAAGGACAACTTCTGGCTAGTGACTGCCCGATCCCAGAGTGCCATTAACACCTGGTTCACTGACCTGGCTGGTACCAAGCCACTCACACAACTAGCCAAAAAG GTCCCCATTTTCAGTAAGAAGGAAGAAGTGTTCGGGTACTTAGCCAAATACACAGTACCTGTGATGCGGGCCGCCTGGCTCATTAAGATGACATGTGCCTACTATGGAGCGATCTCAGAGACCAAGGTTAAGAAGAGACACGTTGTTGACCCTTTTGTGG AATGGACTCAGATCATCACTAAGTACTTATGGGAGCAGCTACAGAAAATGGCAGAGTACTACCGGCTTGGTCCTACAGGAAGCGGGGGCTGTAGTTCCACTATCGGGCCCTTGCCCCATGACGTTGAGGTGGCAATCCGGCAGTGGGACTACAACGAGAAGCTGGCCATGTTCATGTTTCAG GATGGAATGCTGGACAGACATGAGTTCCTGACCTGGGTACTGGAGTGTTTTGAGAAAATCCGCCCTGGAGAGGACGAATTGCTTAAACTTCTGTTGCCCCTACTGCTGCGA TACTCAGGGGAATTTGTTCAGTCCGCATACCTCTCCCGCCGCCTTGCCTACTTCTGCACCCGGAGGCTGGCCCTGCAGCTGGACGGCGTGAGCAGTCACTCAGCACACGTTATGTCCACCCAGTCGACAAACACATTGccctccactccagcccctcagcccccaacGAGCAGCACACCCTCTACGCCCTTCAGTGACCTTCTCATGTGCCCTCAGCACCGGCCCCTGGTGTTTGGCCTCAGCTGTATCCTTCAG ACCATCCTCCTCTGTTGCCCCAGTGCCTTGGTTTGGCACTACTCACTGACGGATAGCCGAATTAAGACTGGCTCCCCGCTTGACCACCTGCCTATTGCCCCCTCCAACCTGCCCATGCCAGAGGGCAACAGTGCCTTCACTCAGCAG GTCCGGGCAAAGTTGCGGGAGATTGAGCAGCAGATCAAAGAGCGAGGACAAGCAGTTGAGGTTCGATGGTCTTTTGATAAGTGCCAGGAAGCGACTGCAG GCTTCACCATTGGACGGGTACTCCATACTCTGGAAGTGCTGGACAGCCATAGTTTTGAGCGCTCCGACTTTAGCAACTCTCTTGACTCTCTTTGTAATCGAATCTTTGGATTGGGGCCTAGCAAGGATGGGCATGAG ATCTCCTCGGACGATGATGCTGTGGTATCATTACTGTGTGAATGGGCCGTCAGCTGCAAGCGTTCCGGGCGGCATCGGGCAATGGTGGTAGCCAAGCTGCTGGAGAAGCGACAAGCAGAGATTGAGGCTGAG CGCTGTGGCGAATCAGAAGCTGCGGATGAGAAGGGTTCCATCGCCTCTGGCTCCCTTTCTGCTCCGAGCGCGCCCATTTTCCAGGACGTTCTCCTGCAGTTCCTGGATACCCAAGCCCCGATGCTGA CGGACCCCCGAAGTGAGAGTGAACGGGTGGAGTTCTTTAACTTGGTACTGCTGTTTTGTGAACTGATTCGGCATGATGTTTTCTCCCACAATATGTACACTTGCACCCTCATTTCCCGAGGGGACCTTGCATTTGGAGCGCCTGGGCCTCGGCCTCCCTCGCCCTTTGATGATCCTGTCGATGACCCAGAGCGCAAGGAGGCTGAGGGTAGCAGCAGTAGTAAGCTGGAG GATCCAGCGCTCTCGGAGTCTATGGACATTGACCCTAGCTCTAGTGTACTCTTTGAGGATATGGAGAAGCCCGATTTCTCA CTGTTCTCCCCTACTATGCCCTGTGAGGGGAAGGGCAGCCCGTCCCCTGAGAAACCCACCATTGAGAAGGAGGCCAAGCCTCCGCCCAAGGAGAAGCTGGAGGGGACGCTCGGCATCCTTTACGACCAGCCGCGGCACGTGCAGTATGCCACTCATTTCCCCATCCCCCAG GAGGAGTCGTGCAGCCACGAGTGCAACCAGCGCTTGGTCGTactgtttggggtggggaagcagcgcGATGATGCCCGCCATGCCATCAAGAAAATTACCAAGGATATCCTGAAGGTTCTGAATCGCAAGGGAACGGCGGAAACTG ACCAGCTTGCTCCTATTGTGCCTCTGAATCCTGGAGACCTGACATTCTTAG GTGGGGAGGATGGGCAGAAGCGGCGACGCAACCGGCCGGAAGCCTTCCCTACCGCTGAAGACATCTTTGCTAAGTTCCAACACCTTTCACATTATGACCAGCACCAGGTCACAGCTCAG GTCTCCCGGAATGTTCTGGAGCAGATCACAAGCTTCGCGCTTGGCATGTCATACCACTTGCCTCTGGTACAACACGTGCAATTCATCTTCGACCTCATGGAGTATTCACTCAGCATCAGTGGCCTTATCGACTTTGCCATTCAG CTACTGAATGAATTGAGTGTCGTGGAGGCCGAGTTGCTTCTCAAATCCTCTGATCTGGTGGGCAGCTACACCACCAGCCTGTGCCTGTGCATCGTGGCCGTCCTGCGGCACTATCACGCCTGCCTCATCCTCAACCAGGACCAGATGGCACAGGTCTTTGAGGG GCTCTGCGGAGTGGTAAAGCACGGCATGAACCGCTCCGACGGTTCCTCTGCGGAACGCTGTATCCTTGCTTATCTCTATGATCTGTACACCTCCTGTAGCCATTTAAAGAGCAAATTTGGGGAGCTGTTCAG cGACTTCTGCTCCAAAGTAAAGAATACCATCTACTGCAATGTGGAGCCATCAGAGTCCAACATGCGCTGGGCACCCGAGTTCATGATCGACACGTTGGAGAACCCTGCTGCTCATACATTCACCTACACGGGGTTAGGCAAGAGTCTAAGTGAGAACCCTGCTAACCGCTACAGCTTTGTCTGCAATGCCCTTATGCACGTCTGTGTGGGGCACCATGATCCCGATAG ggTAAATGACATTGCAATCCTGTGTGCGGAGCTGACGGGCTACTGCAAGTCTCTGAGCGCAGAGTGGTTAGGTGTCCTGAAGGCCTTGTGCTGCTCCTCCAACAATGGCACTTGTGGCTTCAACGACCTCCTCTGCAATGTAGAT GTCAGCGACCTGTCTTTTCACGACTCCCTGGCTACCTTTGTTGCTATCCTCATTGCGCGACAGTGTTTGCTCCTGGAAGACCTGATTCGTTGTGCTGCCATCCCTTCGTTGCTTAATGCTG CTTGCAGTGAACAGGACTCTGAACCGGGGGCCCGACTCACCTGCCGTATCCTCCTGCACCTCTTCAAGACCCCTCAGCTCAACCCTTGCCAGTCAGATGGAA ACAAGCCTACGGTAGGAATTCGCTCCTCCTGTGACCGCCACCTGCTGGCTGCCTCCCAGAACCGCATCGTGGACGGAGCTGTGTTTGCTGTTCTCAAGGCGGTGTTTGTGCTTG GGGATGCAGAACTGAAGGGTTCAGGCTTCACTGTGACGGGCGGAGCCGAAGAACTTCccgaggaggagggaggaggtggcagtGGTGGTCGGAGGCAAGGTGGCCGCAGCATCTCTGTGGAGACAGCCAGTCTGGATGTCTATGCCAAGTACGTGCTCCGCAGCATCTGCCAGCAG GAATGGGTAGGAGAACGTTGCCTTAAATCACTGTGCGAGGACAGCAATGACCTCCAAGACCCAGTATTGAGCAGTGCCCAGGCCCAGCGCCTGATGCAGCTCATCTGCTATCCTCATCGGCTGCTGGACAACGAGGATGGGGAAAACCCCCAGCGGCAACGCATCAAACGCATTCTCCAG AACTTGGACCAGTGGACCATGCGCCAGTCTTCCTTGGAGCTGCAGCTCATGATCAAACAGACCCCGAACAAT GAAATGAACTCCCTCTTAGAGAACATTGCCAAGGCCACCATTGAGGTTTTCCAGCAGTCCGCGGAGACAGGATCGGCTTCTGGAAACACCACGGGAAACATGCCGAGCAGCAGCAAGACCAAGCCTGTGCTCAG TTCTCTAGAGCGATCAGGTGTCTGGCTGGTGGCCCCTCTCATTGCTAAGCTACCCACCTCCGTCCAAGGACATGTGCTGAAGGCCGCTGGGGAGGAACTTGAGAAAGGCCAGcatctgggttcctcttcctCCCGAAAAGAACGTGATAGACAGAAGCAGAAGAG CATGTCCCTGTTGAGCCAGCAGCCCTTCTTATCCCTGGTGCTGACGTGTCTGAAAGGGCAGGATGAGCAGCGGGAGGGCCTGCTCACCTCTCTCTACAGCCAGGTGCACCAG ATTGTGAATAATTGGCGGGATGACCAGTACTTAGACGACTGCAAACCCAAACAGCTAATGCACGAGGCACTCAAACTACGGCTCAACCTG GTGGGAGGCATGTTCGACACGGTGCAGCGAAGCACCCAGCAGACGACCGAGTGGGCCGTGCTGCTCCTGGAGATCATCATCAGCGGCACCGTGGACATGCAGTCCAACAA CGAGCTCTTCACGACCGTCTTGGACATGCTAAGTGTGCTCATCAACGGGACCCTGGCCGCAGACATGTCCAGCATCTCGCAGGGCAGCATGGAGGAGAACAAGCGCGCCTACATGAACCTAGTGAAGAAGCTGCGG AAAGAGTTAGCAGAGCGCCAGTCCGACAGCCTGGAGAAGGTTTATCAACTGCTGCCACTGCCCAAGCCAACTCGAGATGTCATCACCTGTGAGCCGCAGGGCTCCCTCATTGACACCAAGGGCAACAAGATTGCCGGCTTTGACTCCATCTTCAAGAAGGAG GGTCTCCAGGTTTCCACCAAACAGAAGATCTCTCCCTGGGATCTTTTCGAGGGGCTGAAGCCGTCGGCACCCCTCTCGTGGGGCTGGTTCGGGACTGTCCGTGTGGACCGCAGGGTGGCCCGTGGGGAGGAGCAGCAGCGGCTGCTGCTGTATCACACGCACCTGAGGCCCCGGCCCCGAGCCTATTACCTGGAGCCGCTGCCACTGCCACCAGAGGATGAAGAGCCCCCCGTGCCCACCCTGCTGGAGCCAGAGAAAAAGGCTCCAGAGCCCCCCAAAACTGATAAGCCTGGCGCTGCTCCACCTAGTACCGAGGAACGCAAGAAAAAATCCACCAAGGGCAAGAAACGCAGTCAGGCAGCTGCCAAGACAGAG GACTATGGCATGGGCCCGGGCCGGAGTGGCCCCTATGGCGTGACAGTGCCCGCAGACCTCTTGCACCATGCTAACCCGAGCTCCATGCCACACCTGAACTACCGGCAGGGTTCCCTAGGCCTGTATGCCCAGAACCAACCACTGCCGGCAG GTGGCCCCCGTGTAGACCCCTACCGCCCTGTGCGATTACCCATGCAGAAGCTGCCAACCCGGCCGCCATATCCCGGCGTGCTGCCTGCAACCATGACTggagtcatggggctggagccctCCTCTTACAAGACCTCGGTGTACCGGCAGCAGCAGCCTGCAGTGCCCCAGGGACAGCGCCTCCGCCAACAGCTCCAG CAGAGTCAGGGGATGTTgggccagtcatctgttcatcaGATGACTCCCAGCTCTTCTTATGGTTTGCAGACTACCCAG ggcTATACTCCTTATGTTTCTCATGTGGGATTGCAGCAACACGCAGGCCCTGCAGGTACCATGGTGCCCCCCAACTACTCCAGCCAACCTTATCAGAGCACCCACCCTTCTACCAATCCTACTCTTGTAGATCCTACTCGCCACCTGCAGCAGCGGCCCAGTGGCTATGTACACCAGCAGGCCCCAGCCTATGGACACGGGCTCACCTCCGCTCAAAG